A part of Acidimicrobiales bacterium genomic DNA contains:
- a CDS encoding VOC family protein, translating to MRLRQTVLAAPDLEPAVEALRAVLGIEVGFRDPGVAAFGLVNAVLPVGDTFLEVVSPTRPDAAAQRFLERRGAGGYMVIFQTDDPEAVRRRAADLGVREVWHGAFPATADEPEIEGTHFHPADIGGAIVSVDRARPAPSWRWAGPAWTAAVRTERVTAIVAVELQAADPHALASRWSAVLGEPPVDGPQGPELRLDASSVRFVPASDGRGDGLGGFDVACRDVPATLAAARARGLEVTGDRIDLCGARVALVPADR from the coding sequence GTGCGCCTCCGCCAGACCGTCCTCGCCGCCCCCGACCTCGAGCCCGCCGTCGAGGCCCTCCGCGCCGTGCTCGGCATCGAGGTGGGCTTCCGTGACCCCGGCGTCGCGGCGTTCGGTCTCGTCAACGCCGTGCTCCCCGTGGGGGACACGTTCCTCGAGGTCGTGAGCCCGACCCGGCCCGACGCTGCGGCGCAGCGGTTCCTCGAGCGTCGGGGGGCGGGCGGCTACATGGTCATCTTCCAGACCGACGACCCCGAGGCGGTGCGGCGGCGAGCGGCCGATCTGGGCGTGCGCGAGGTGTGGCACGGGGCCTTCCCGGCGACCGCCGACGAGCCCGAGATCGAGGGCACGCACTTCCACCCGGCCGACATCGGCGGCGCGATCGTGTCCGTCGACCGGGCCCGGCCGGCCCCGTCGTGGCGATGGGCCGGGCCCGCCTGGACGGCCGCCGTCCGCACCGAGCGGGTCACCGCCATCGTGGCCGTGGAGCTCCAGGCGGCCGACCCCCACGCTCTGGCGAGCCGCTGGTCGGCCGTGCTGGGCGAGCCGCCGGTCGACGGCCCCCAGGGGCCCGAGCTGCGGCTGGACGCCTCGTCGGTGCGGTTCGTGCCGGCCTCCGACGGGCGCGGCGACGGCCTCGGTGGCTTCGACGTGGCGTGCCGCGACGTGCCGGCCACCCTCGCCGCGGCCCGGGCCCGCGGCCTGGAGGTCACCGGCGATCGGATCGACCTCTGCGGTGCCCGGGTCGCCCTCGTCCCCGCCGACCGCTGA
- a CDS encoding FAD-dependent oxidoreductase, with protein sequence MDHRDRSLWLATVPGSLEPRPPLDRDLDVDLAVVGGGYTGLWTALELLKAEPSVRVALVEKEICGFGASGRNGGWCSALFAPELGALARRHGREAALALHRAMTATVDEVGRAAAEEGIDCHFAKGGTVTLVTAPSQLARVRASVTEARELGVPHDDLRWLDAPEARREVAADGVLGAAVTPHCAAIHPARLARGLADAVARRGGQVFEATPALAIEPRSVRTPGGTLRADVVVRATEGYTTTLPGFRRVLAPLYSLMIATEPLPDAFWDHAGLARRQTFSDGRHLLIYGQRTADGRFAFGGRGAPYHFGSRIDPRFDREPLVFAALHRTLLGLFPGLDGVRITHQWGGPLGVPRDWHSSVGLDRATGTAWGGGYVGDGVGTANLAGRTLADLILERDTELVRLPWVNHRSPRWEPEPLRWLGISLGLWLSAAADREESRTGRAAGWRSQLIDRVTGH encoded by the coding sequence ATGGATCACCGCGACCGGAGCCTCTGGCTCGCCACCGTTCCGGGCTCGCTGGAGCCCCGACCCCCGCTCGACCGCGACCTCGACGTCGACTTGGCCGTGGTGGGTGGCGGCTACACCGGGCTGTGGACCGCGCTCGAGCTGCTCAAGGCCGAGCCGTCGGTCCGCGTGGCGCTGGTCGAGAAGGAGATCTGCGGCTTCGGCGCGTCCGGCCGCAACGGCGGCTGGTGCTCGGCGCTGTTCGCCCCCGAGCTCGGCGCGCTGGCCCGCCGGCACGGGCGAGAGGCGGCCCTCGCGCTCCACCGGGCCATGACCGCCACCGTCGACGAGGTGGGTCGCGCCGCGGCCGAGGAGGGCATCGACTGCCACTTCGCCAAGGGCGGCACCGTCACCCTCGTGACCGCTCCGTCCCAGCTGGCCCGGGTCCGGGCCAGCGTGACCGAGGCCCGCGAGCTCGGCGTGCCACACGACGACCTGCGCTGGTTGGACGCACCCGAGGCCCGCCGCGAGGTGGCAGCTGACGGCGTGCTCGGGGCGGCCGTCACCCCGCACTGCGCGGCGATCCATCCGGCCCGCCTGGCACGGGGTCTCGCCGACGCGGTGGCGCGCCGGGGCGGCCAGGTGTTCGAGGCGACGCCCGCCCTCGCCATCGAGCCCCGCTCGGTGCGCACGCCCGGGGGCACGCTGCGAGCCGACGTGGTGGTGCGCGCCACCGAGGGCTACACCACCACGCTCCCGGGCTTCCGGCGCGTCCTCGCCCCCCTCTACTCGCTGATGATCGCCACCGAACCGCTGCCCGACGCCTTCTGGGACCATGCCGGGCTGGCCCGCCGGCAGACGTTCAGCGACGGGCGACACCTGCTGATCTACGGCCAGCGGACGGCCGATGGCCGCTTCGCGTTCGGCGGTCGCGGGGCGCCCTACCACTTCGGGTCGCGGATCGACCCCCGCTTCGACCGGGAGCCGCTGGTCTTCGCGGCCCTGCACCGAACCCTGCTCGGCCTCTTCCCGGGCCTCGACGGCGTGCGGATCACCCACCAGTGGGGCGGGCCGCTCGGCGTGCCGCGCGACTGGCACAGCTCCGTCGGCCTCGACCGGGCCACCGGGACGGCGTGGGGAGGCGGCTACGTGGGCGACGGCGTCGGCACCGCCAACCTGGCCGGCCGCACCCTCGCCGACCTGATCCTCGAGCGCGACACCGAGCTGGTGCGGCTGCCGTGGGTGAACCACCGGTCACCGAGGTGGGAGCCCGAGCCCCTGCGCTGGCTCGGGATCTCGCTCGGCCTGTGGCTGTCGGCGGCGGCCGACCGGGAGGAGTCGCGCACCGGCCGCGCCGCCGGGTGGCGGTCGCAGCTGATCGATCGCGTCACCGGCCACTGA